Proteins encoded by one window of Helicobacter sp. 11S03491-1:
- a CDS encoding 6-pyruvoyl tetrahydropterin synthase family protein — MVIRRSFGFCASHIVRNCTSRRCAGSLHGHNYKVEIFVSADSFDSAGMVLDFGIFKNQIADFIDGFDHAHHFWDKESLDFTEFVAKHSARYVKLSLNPSAENYALLILFYVDKIFQAMEFGNSEGNIWVESVRVHETDHGYAEAFKQDLSNPNFMKYIHLDCVWFSDEIRSEWKNPLMLEDLKKYHQNPLKKPFKNLIPPHQIKIQC, encoded by the coding sequence ATGGTTATTAGGCGTTCTTTTGGATTTTGTGCTTCGCATATTGTGCGGAATTGCACTTCTAGAAGATGTGCCGGGAGTCTTCATGGGCATAATTACAAAGTCGAGATTTTTGTCAGCGCAGATTCTTTTGATAGCGCAGGCATGGTGCTTGATTTTGGAATTTTTAAGAATCAAATTGCAGACTTTATTGATGGCTTTGATCACGCCCATCATTTTTGGGATAAAGAAAGTTTAGATTTTACTGAGTTTGTAGCCAAACATTCTGCCAGATATGTAAAACTTTCTTTAAACCCCAGCGCAGAAAATTATGCGCTGTTGATATTATTTTATGTAGATAAGATTTTTCAAGCTATGGAATTTGGAAATTCTGAAGGAAATATATGGGTGGAATCTGTGCGTGTTCATGAAACCGATCATGGTTATGCAGAAGCTTTTAAGCAAGACTTATCCAATCCAAATTTTATGAAATATATTCATTTAGATTGTGTTTGGTTTTCAGATGAAATACGTTCAGAGTGGAAGAATCCTCTCATGCTTGAAGATCTCAAAAAATATCATCAAAATCCTTTAAAAAAACCTTTTAAAAATCTTATTCCTCCCCATCAAATCAAAATTCAATGCTAG
- a CDS encoding septal ring lytic transglycosylase RlpA family protein, translating into MGAFSDYEGLSAYRSKKYTSNYANQSYLGGSSGFDGSNNLDNPNPSMMEGMRDSAAIQRATMRPYQIAGKWYYPTRVDVGEIFDGIASWYGPNFHSKKTSNGEIYNMHAHTAASKILPMNTVVKVHNKENNKTTVVRINDRGPFVDGRIIDLSNAAAKDIDMVAKGTAKVRLEILGFGGIISKNYENSVSKDMAQSKSLQEEFKIGDSKNSVEGGNFSLQVGAFRKKEGAQSLKEQTQKSIEGIYHVEIREQTGNGEPIYRVFVEGFKSEDEALDFAKSKNIAGVIIRE; encoded by the coding sequence ATGGGTGCATTTAGTGATTATGAAGGTCTGAGCGCTTATCGTTCTAAAAAATATACCTCCAATTACGCCAATCAGTCCTATTTGGGAGGATCTTCAGGATTTGATGGCTCTAATAACCTTGATAATCCCAATCCCTCTATGATGGAAGGAATGCGTGATTCTGCAGCCATTCAAAGGGCAACTATGAGACCCTATCAAATAGCAGGAAAATGGTATTATCCTACACGTGTGGATGTAGGAGAAATCTTTGATGGTATTGCCAGCTGGTATGGTCCAAACTTCCATTCCAAAAAAACATCCAATGGAGAAATTTATAATATGCATGCCCATACAGCTGCAAGTAAAATTTTGCCTATGAATACTGTTGTTAAAGTCCATAATAAAGAAAATAACAAAACCACTGTCGTGAGGATCAATGATAGAGGTCCTTTTGTTGATGGACGCATTATTGATTTGTCAAATGCAGCAGCCAAAGACATTGATATGGTGGCTAAGGGAACTGCCAAAGTCAGGCTTGAAATATTAGGATTTGGAGGGATAATTTCCAAAAACTATGAAAATTCTGTTTCTAAAGATATGGCACAATCAAAAAGCTTGCAAGAAGAATTTAAAATTGGTGATAGTAAAAACAGTGTTGAGGGAGGAAATTTCTCTTTACAAGTAGGGGCTTTTAGGAAAAAAGAGGGAGCACAATCTCTCAAAGAGCAAACTCAAAAATCTATTGAAGGAATTTATCACGTAGAAATAAGAGAGCAAACCGGTAATGGCGAACCTATCTATAGAGTATTTGTAGAAGGATTCAAAAGCGAAGATGAAGCACTTGACTTTGCTAAATCTAAAAATATCGCCGGAGTAATTATCAGGGAGTAA
- a CDS encoding N-acetyltransferase → MHALVQQEVRKGFILPRSAEEMATSVRSYFIAKDQDKIIGFCALHIYSPILAEVRSLVVDENYRKQGIASKLVAEVLQEGEFLGITEFLVLTYHDKLFKKLGFEVIEKSLLPNHKIWADCIACKHFPICEEIALLKKF, encoded by the coding sequence ATGCACGCGCTTGTGCAACAAGAGGTGCGCAAAGGATTTATTTTGCCTCGCTCTGCAGAAGAAATGGCTACTTCTGTGCGTTCTTATTTCATTGCTAAAGATCAAGATAAGATTATTGGCTTTTGCGCCTTGCATATCTATTCACCTATTTTAGCAGAAGTAAGAAGTCTGGTTGTAGATGAGAATTATCGCAAACAAGGAATTGCAAGCAAACTTGTCGCAGAAGTATTACAAGAAGGTGAGTTTCTTGGTATTACAGAATTTTTAGTTTTGACTTACCATGATAAATTATTTAAAAAATTAGGTTTTGAAGTGATTGAAAAATCTCTTTTGCCAAACCACAAAATATGGGCGGATTGTATTGCATGCAAACATTTTCCAATTTGCGAAGAAATAGCACTTTTAAAGAAATTCTAA
- a CDS encoding HAD hydrolase family protein, whose translation MIELIVLDVDGTLTDGGITYDEKFIESKTFDAKDGLALVAWQKLNKKVAIISGRHSGITSFRAKELGISEVYMGIPKAEALSKLKKKFDLETHQIACIGDDLNDLAMFKECGLCFAPHDCAKWLKDYADVILQNNGGKGAVREMIEYILLKDGLKDAVLKLYQ comes from the coding sequence GTGATTGAGCTTATTGTTTTAGATGTTGATGGGACTCTTACGGATGGGGGGATTACTTATGATGAAAAATTTATTGAGAGTAAAACATTTGATGCTAAAGATGGCTTGGCATTAGTAGCTTGGCAAAAATTAAATAAAAAAGTAGCTATTATCTCAGGCAGACATTCAGGGATTACATCTTTTAGAGCAAAGGAACTGGGAATTTCTGAAGTCTATATGGGCATTCCCAAAGCAGAAGCGCTCTCCAAACTCAAGAAAAAATTCGATCTTGAAACGCATCAAATTGCTTGCATTGGAGATGATTTAAATGATTTGGCAATGTTTAAAGAGTGTGGGCTCTGTTTTGCGCCTCATGATTGTGCAAAATGGCTTAAAGATTATGCAGATGTAATTTTGCAGAATAATGGAGGTAAGGGCGCTGTGCGAGAAATGATTGAGTATATCCTTTTAAAAGATGGGCTCAAAGATGCAGTACTTAAACTCTATCAATAG
- the mrdA gene encoding penicillin-binding protein 2 produces the protein MKKLNIKYKIVIFIFIVVWLSLITKIFVLTIKSHQYFEKLAQRNMTKKEILVPARGQILDRNGEPLAINELGFSISFNPLLKNDSLQKQIAIIKGYFPNINQEDIIKSYTKQVSAYNHTPIKVVNFIPYAQMQEVYAQIIQNPDILVQPSTKRLYPNNLSASHVIGYVGAADENDILNDPVSKYTGIIGKTGLEKQYNLFLQGKVGHKIVAVNALNQELEILEESKPQTQNDLIISLDMRLQEIADEEFQNKTGAIVIMDVHNGDILVAGSYPEYNLNDFVGGISFQKWDALRENVFNPLLNKLVNALYPPGSVIKMGMGLAFLEYAGINENTKIDTPAYIELGGRKFRDWKPTGHGKSDLIKALKESVDVYFYKLSQNAGMSNIAGVLRELGFGEKTGIDIPNEFVGIVPDPEWKMKRYGKVWYTGDTIVTSIGQGAFLVTPMQIARYTALIASGKLPTPHFAKIFGKEELDYQPKDVLNDFQKSKLNVLQKGMYEACSIKGGTAYSHTLGSKVPIACKTGTAQVVQIPQEIKVRIKESDMEYFHRSHAWITGFVPYKNPRYVITILLEHGQSGGKAGPILVKMANALHDYGYLK, from the coding sequence ATGAAAAAATTAAATATAAAATATAAAATCGTCATTTTTATTTTTATAGTGGTTTGGTTATCCCTCATCACTAAAATATTTGTCCTCACCATCAAATCTCACCAATATTTTGAGAAACTTGCCCAAAGAAATATGACAAAAAAAGAAATTTTGGTCCCTGCCAGAGGACAAATACTTGATAGGAATGGAGAACCCTTAGCTATCAATGAATTAGGTTTTTCTATTTCATTTAATCCCTTGCTTAAAAATGATTCCCTACAAAAACAAATCGCTATCATTAAAGGATATTTTCCAAACATCAATCAAGAAGACATTATCAAATCATACACAAAACAAGTTTCTGCCTACAATCATACTCCTATAAAAGTTGTTAATTTTATCCCTTATGCCCAAATGCAAGAAGTTTATGCTCAAATTATTCAAAATCCTGATATTTTAGTACAACCTTCCACAAAAAGACTCTACCCTAATAACCTCTCAGCTTCTCATGTCATTGGCTATGTAGGAGCTGCGGATGAGAATGATATTTTAAATGATCCTGTGAGTAAATATACCGGTATTATTGGCAAAACAGGACTTGAAAAACAATATAATCTGTTCTTGCAAGGCAAAGTCGGACATAAAATTGTAGCCGTCAATGCCCTCAACCAAGAATTAGAAATTCTAGAAGAATCCAAGCCTCAAACACAAAATGATCTTATCATTAGCCTTGATATGAGATTACAAGAAATCGCTGATGAAGAGTTTCAAAATAAAACTGGAGCTATTGTTATCATGGATGTTCACAATGGTGATATTCTTGTAGCAGGGAGTTATCCTGAGTACAATCTTAATGATTTTGTTGGGGGTATTAGTTTTCAAAAATGGGATGCATTGCGTGAAAATGTTTTTAACCCTCTGCTCAATAAACTTGTTAATGCCCTTTATCCTCCGGGTTCTGTTATCAAAATGGGTATGGGCTTGGCGTTTTTAGAGTATGCCGGGATCAATGAAAATACAAAAATTGATACGCCGGCTTATATTGAGCTTGGAGGAAGAAAATTTCGCGATTGGAAACCAACAGGACATGGAAAATCTGATCTCATCAAGGCACTTAAAGAATCTGTAGATGTATATTTTTACAAACTTTCTCAAAATGCGGGCATGAGTAATATTGCCGGTGTGCTTAGAGAGCTTGGTTTTGGAGAAAAAACCGGGATAGATATTCCTAATGAATTCGTAGGGATCGTCCCTGATCCGGAATGGAAAATGAAACGATATGGGAAAGTATGGTACACAGGAGATACCATCGTTACTTCTATTGGACAAGGAGCTTTCTTGGTAACACCCATGCAAATTGCCAGATATACTGCCCTGATTGCAAGCGGAAAATTACCTACACCTCATTTTGCTAAAATTTTCGGCAAAGAAGAATTAGATTACCAACCAAAAGATGTCTTAAATGATTTTCAAAAATCTAAACTTAATGTGCTTCAAAAAGGTATGTATGAGGCTTGTAGCATCAAAGGAGGGACGGCATATTCACACACCTTAGGATCTAAAGTGCCCATTGCTTGCAAAACAGGGACCGCACAAGTTGTTCAAATCCCCCAAGAAATCAAAGTTAGAATAAAAGAAAGTGACATGGAATATTTTCATCGATCCCACGCTTGGATTACAGGTTTTGTCCCCTATAAAAATCCGCGATATGTCATCACCATATTACTCGAACATGGTCAGAGTGGGGGAAAAGCAGGTCCTATTTTGGTCAAAATGGCTAATGCGCTTCATGATTATGGCTATTTAAAATAA
- a CDS encoding lytic transglycosylase domain-containing protein has product MQLKMTFLLTCLFSANMLQADFDSLVYDRFSENVLNSFGVSGTFLAQLRAKNSLKSNTAEARWDYFLEKFDSSYEFIPILKSMIAKAGIPQEFLFLAMAESEFSTRAYSPKKAAGIWQLMPNTAKQLGLKINDYIDERRDPIKSTQAAIKYLQFLYKITGKWYLAAMAYNCGVGRLQKAIKEAKSTDIDVLLDEHKKYLPKETRSYIQMILSMSLAFNNIEKLKSEDREYLLNRGAMSTLASLNIKAGTMLSAIAEGAGMSLEDLKKYNRQFRYNFLPPGYNEYAVYIPYEKLAYFKQNFTQEKNPNEMFVLHKVKHGETLTSISKKYKVSIQEIKITNNLKNSFLSINQKLIVPVIKKNYQKIAQNEANH; this is encoded by the coding sequence ATGCAACTTAAAATGACTTTCTTGCTAACTTGTTTATTTTCAGCAAATATGTTACAAGCAGATTTTGATAGTTTAGTTTATGATAGATTCAGCGAAAACGTTTTGAACTCATTTGGAGTCAGTGGAACGTTTTTAGCCCAATTAAGGGCAAAAAACTCGCTTAAATCCAATACTGCAGAAGCAAGATGGGATTATTTTTTAGAAAAATTTGATTCCAGTTATGAGTTTATCCCTATCCTTAAAAGCATGATAGCCAAAGCAGGAATCCCACAAGAATTTTTATTTTTAGCGATGGCAGAATCAGAGTTTTCTACAAGAGCCTATAGTCCTAAAAAAGCCGCAGGAATTTGGCAATTAATGCCCAATACAGCCAAACAATTAGGACTTAAAATCAATGATTATATTGATGAAAGACGTGATCCTATCAAAAGCACGCAAGCAGCCATAAAATACCTTCAATTTTTGTATAAAATTACCGGAAAATGGTATTTGGCAGCTATGGCTTATAATTGTGGTGTGGGGCGTCTTCAAAAAGCTATTAAGGAAGCTAAAAGCACAGATATTGACGTGCTTTTGGATGAACATAAAAAATACCTCCCCAAAGAGACAAGAAGCTATATTCAAATGATTCTAAGTATGTCATTGGCATTCAATAATATTGAAAAACTAAAAAGTGAAGATAGAGAATATCTACTCAATCGTGGAGCTATGAGCACATTAGCAAGTCTCAATATCAAAGCAGGCACTATGCTATCTGCAATCGCAGAGGGTGCAGGGATGTCTCTGGAAGATCTCAAAAAATACAACCGACAATTTCGTTATAATTTTTTGCCCCCAGGATACAATGAATACGCAGTTTATATCCCCTATGAAAAGCTTGCTTATTTCAAGCAAAATTTCACACAAGAAAAAAACCCTAATGAAATGTTTGTCCTCCACAAAGTCAAACATGGAGAAACTCTGACTTCCATATCAAAAAAATATAAAGTAAGCATTCAAGAAATTAAAATTACTAATAATCTTAAAAATTCATTTTTGTCTATCAATCAAAAACTTATTGTCCCTGTAATCAAAAAGAATTATCAAAAAATTGCTCAAAATGAGGCTAATCATTGA
- the lptA gene encoding lipopolysaccharide transport periplasmic protein LptA has protein sequence MKKMLFLICCVFVLWGWAQETLEITAKKFSSNDAKGITIIEGDVHIKKSKDTLEADKVIIYTDKNRKPQSYEAQGNVKFHIFMQDGREIKGHSDKLTYNAQSGEYRLIQNAVVNEIGKANTIRGEEIIVNNENGYANVIGSENKPAKFIFNLDDTQQKDSKKQSPKTKSDKPEK, from the coding sequence ATGAAAAAAATGCTATTCTTGATTTGTTGTGTATTTGTATTGTGGGGTTGGGCTCAAGAAACACTTGAAATAACAGCTAAAAAATTCTCCAGCAATGATGCTAAAGGTATCACTATCATAGAAGGCGATGTGCATATCAAAAAATCCAAAGATACTCTTGAGGCTGATAAAGTTATTATCTATACAGACAAAAATAGAAAACCTCAATCTTATGAAGCCCAAGGGAATGTTAAATTCCATATTTTTATGCAAGATGGCAGAGAAATTAAGGGGCATTCAGATAAGCTCACTTATAATGCCCAAAGCGGTGAATACAGATTGATCCAAAATGCCGTAGTCAATGAAATAGGCAAAGCAAACACAATAAGAGGAGAAGAAATTATTGTCAATAATGAAAATGGCTATGCTAATGTTATTGGAAGTGAAAACAAACCGGCTAAATTTATTTTTAATCTTGATGACACCCAACAAAAAGATTCCAAAAAACAATCTCCAAAAACCAAATCAGACAAGCCGGAAAAATGA
- the yihA gene encoding ribosome biogenesis GTP-binding protein YihA/YsxC, with amino-acid sequence MIFIKEANFLTSASKLTECPPPNITEVVFLGRSNVGKSTFINTLLDKKLAKSSTTPGKTQLINFFNTIWEKKEDQTLQTTQTIPLRFVDLPGFGYAKVSKQIKKDWERNLWEFLNYRTNIKLFIHLIDARHTQLELDSYVCKALNDILKGDQEILSIYTKFDKLSKNEQHQFYQKAKVVTSNNDKIIDKRYGGKGKIREMIFKGALGIDTN; translated from the coding sequence ATGATTTTCATTAAAGAAGCCAATTTTCTCACTTCTGCTTCAAAGCTCACAGAATGTCCCCCACCAAATATAACCGAAGTAGTATTTTTAGGCAGAAGCAATGTAGGCAAAAGTACTTTTATCAATACTTTGCTGGATAAAAAACTGGCTAAAAGCTCAACAACACCGGGAAAAACACAATTAATTAACTTTTTTAACACAATTTGGGAAAAAAAAGAAGATCAAACCCTGCAAACTACGCAAACTATTCCTCTTCGTTTTGTAGATTTACCCGGATTCGGATATGCAAAGGTTTCCAAGCAAATCAAAAAAGATTGGGAGAGAAATCTTTGGGAGTTTTTAAATTATCGCACTAACATTAAACTTTTTATCCATTTAATTGATGCGCGCCATACCCAACTTGAACTGGATTCTTATGTCTGCAAAGCTTTAAATGATATTTTAAAAGGGGATCAAGAAATCTTAAGCATTTATACCAAATTTGACAAGCTAAGCAAAAATGAACAACATCAATTTTATCAAAAAGCAAAAGTAGTAACATCAAATAATGATAAAATTATAGACAAAAGATATGGTGGCAAAGGAAAAATACGAGAAATGATTTTTAAGGGAGCGCTTGGAATTGATACAAACTGA
- the serB gene encoding phosphoserine phosphatase SerB, producing the protein MKLAVFDFDSTLMDGETIEFLAKSYGVEKEIIHITQKAMKGELDFYESLKSRVGLLKGMQEQKAREICQTLPLNPGAKEVVYGLKNKGYKVVCFSGGFQFATAYFRDILGLDGEFSNILHCKNGRLSGEVGGEMMFGFSKGRMLQTLQKLLNISQAQTLVVGDGANDASMFAYADKKVAFCAKEILKKQANIIIDKKDLQEVLAYA; encoded by the coding sequence ATGAAATTAGCTGTTTTTGACTTCGATTCTACGCTTATGGATGGAGAAACGATTGAATTTTTAGCAAAAAGCTATGGAGTGGAAAAAGAAATTATTCATATCACACAAAAAGCTATGAAGGGTGAATTGGATTTTTATGAGAGTCTTAAATCTCGTGTTGGTTTGCTCAAAGGTATGCAAGAACAAAAAGCTAGGGAAATTTGTCAAACCCTCCCTTTAAATCCCGGAGCCAAAGAAGTTGTTTATGGGTTGAAAAATAAAGGTTATAAAGTTGTGTGCTTTAGTGGAGGATTTCAATTTGCAACTGCTTATTTTAGAGATATTCTTGGGCTTGATGGAGAATTTAGCAATATTTTACATTGTAAAAACGGCAGATTAAGTGGCGAGGTAGGAGGGGAGATGATGTTTGGTTTTTCCAAAGGAAGAATGCTCCAAACTCTTCAAAAACTCCTCAATATCTCACAAGCACAAACTCTTGTTGTTGGTGATGGGGCTAATGATGCCAGCATGTTTGCTTATGCAGACAAAAAAGTCGCTTTTTGCGCAAAAGAAATCCTCAAAAAGCAAGCAAATATTATTATTGACAAAAAAGATTTACAAGAAGTGTTGGCATATGCCTAA
- the hisB gene encoding imidazoleglycerol-phosphate dehydratase HisB translates to MKTIQRNTQETIIQANLEIYGSGEGKIDTQIGFFNHMLEALKKHSLMDLSITCQGDRHVDDHHSVEDCGIVLGKLLREEIYPVRAIERFGNAAVVMDEACVECDMDICNRAFLVFDMDVYGAFKGKVGDFDVELIEEFFRALTINAGLCVHIYLKRGKNLHHIIEASFKAFGIALRRALIKNNQIIIPSTKGSL, encoded by the coding sequence ATGAAAACTATACAACGCAATACGCAAGAAACGATAATACAAGCAAATTTGGAAATATATGGCAGCGGTGAGGGTAAAATTGATACGCAAATAGGCTTTTTCAATCATATGTTAGAAGCGCTAAAAAAGCATTCTCTCATGGACCTTAGCATTACTTGTCAAGGTGACAGACATGTTGATGATCATCATAGTGTTGAAGATTGTGGGATTGTACTTGGAAAACTTTTAAGAGAAGAAATCTACCCTGTAAGGGCTATTGAAAGATTTGGAAATGCAGCAGTAGTAATGGATGAGGCTTGTGTAGAATGCGATATGGACATATGCAATCGAGCTTTTTTAGTCTTTGATATGGATGTTTATGGCGCTTTTAAAGGCAAAGTGGGGGATTTTGATGTGGAATTAATTGAAGAATTTTTTCGTGCCTTAACGATCAATGCAGGGTTATGTGTGCATATCTACCTCAAAAGAGGTAAAAATCTTCACCATATTATTGAAGCAAGTTTCAAAGCTTTTGGAATTGCCTTAAGAAGGGCATTGATCAAAAATAATCAAATAATAATTCCGAGCACAAAAGGATCTTTGTGA
- the gpmI gene encoding 2,3-bisphosphoglycerate-independent phosphoglycerate mutase, which yields MAQKTLLVITDGIGYSPKTQYNAFYHAKKPTYEWMFSHLSHSLIKTYGMSVGLPDGQMGNSEVGHMCIGAGRILHQDLVKISLAIQNNQIQSNPAFISLVQTCKTFHLCGLASDGGVHSHLKHLLVIAKLLQSLGKRVWLHLISDGRDVLPKSVKTYLDQALHICSPYIKIATLSGRFYAMDRDKRWDRIKLAYESIVAGENPTSLSPLEYIDKMYAQNITDEFILPVSFGDYRGMEDGEGFIFTNFRNDRAREMTEAIGNPDFNDFKRNKKINLKIATMTPYDEKFPYPVLFPKDKIHNTLAEVVSKANLTQAHTAETEKYAHVTFFLNGGIEEPFINETRVLIPSPKVATYDLCPQMSAQEVSLVVQKFMNEGMDLIVVNFANGDMVGHTGNMEAAIKAIETIDTQLGLILECAKKLDYALVITSDHGNCEEMKDDAGNILTNHTVGDVYCFVMGKGVTKINNGGLNNIAPTVLKLMGLSKPEEMDEPLF from the coding sequence ATGGCTCAAAAAACTCTCTTGGTCATCACTGATGGTATAGGCTATAGTCCTAAAACACAATATAATGCTTTTTATCATGCCAAAAAACCTACTTATGAGTGGATGTTTAGTCATCTTTCTCATTCACTAATCAAAACATATGGGATGAGTGTAGGCTTGCCGGATGGTCAAATGGGAAATTCAGAAGTAGGGCATATGTGCATTGGCGCAGGTAGAATTCTTCACCAAGATTTGGTAAAAATTTCTCTAGCCATACAAAATAATCAAATCCAAAGTAATCCTGCTTTTATCTCTTTGGTTCAAACTTGCAAGACATTTCATTTATGTGGTTTGGCAAGTGATGGAGGGGTGCATTCTCATCTCAAACACCTTCTTGTTATTGCAAAATTATTACAATCTTTGGGTAAAAGAGTCTGGCTTCACCTTATTAGCGATGGTCGTGATGTATTACCCAAAAGTGTAAAAACATATTTAGATCAAGCTTTACACATCTGTTCCCCTTATATCAAAATAGCCACCCTTTCAGGAAGATTTTATGCTATGGATCGGGATAAGCGATGGGATCGCATCAAGCTTGCTTATGAAAGCATTGTTGCAGGAGAAAATCCCACTTCTTTAAGCCCGCTTGAATATATTGATAAAATGTATGCCCAAAATATCACTGATGAATTTATTTTGCCGGTCAGTTTTGGAGATTATAGAGGAATGGAAGATGGGGAAGGTTTCATTTTTACTAATTTTAGAAATGATCGCGCCAGAGAAATGACTGAAGCTATTGGGAATCCTGATTTTAATGATTTCAAAAGAAACAAAAAAATAAATCTTAAAATTGCTACCATGACTCCTTATGATGAAAAATTTCCCTACCCTGTTTTGTTTCCAAAGGATAAAATTCACAACACGCTTGCAGAAGTTGTATCTAAAGCCAATCTCACACAAGCCCATACCGCAGAAACCGAAAAGTATGCTCATGTAACATTTTTTCTCAATGGAGGGATTGAAGAGCCTTTTATCAATGAAACTCGAGTCCTTATCCCCAGCCCCAAAGTTGCCACTTATGATCTTTGCCCTCAGATGAGTGCTCAAGAAGTCTCTTTGGTTGTGCAAAAATTTATGAATGAAGGTATGGATTTGATTGTGGTTAATTTTGCTAATGGCGATATGGTTGGTCATACCGGCAATATGGAAGCTGCTATTAAAGCCATTGAAACTATTGATACTCAATTAGGGCTGATTCTTGAATGTGCTAAAAAATTAGACTATGCTCTTGTTATTACAAGCGATCATGGTAATTGCGAAGAAATGAAAGATGATGCGGGAAATATACTCACCAATCATACCGTTGGAGATGTATATTGTTTTGTAATGGGCAAAGGTGTTACAAAAATAAATAATGGTGGGCTCAACAATATTGCCCCCACAGTTCTTAAACTTATGGGATTATCTAAACCTGAAGAAATGGATGAACCTCTTTTTTAA
- a CDS encoding 7-carboxy-7-deazaguanine synthase QueE: protein MLAVSEVFYSLQGEGEFIGIPSVFLRLGGCNLSCPGFGGRSDYKGIEFLGCDSIYAANPKFSQEWYFYPNAQTLIDKMQSFSDIKFDVILTGGEPSLHFKNPILLEVIEYFLYRGHRVCVESNGSIEFIFNHILRELYFTLSIKLSNSGEVLKKRIKKEAIQNIIDNAKRVVFKFVLNAKMCEDGSAIEEIKALLKDLNLKNNQIYLMPQGVSLEELDKNISKIYLLCLQEGFCLSDRLHIRIWGDKRGV, encoded by the coding sequence ATGCTAGCTGTTTCGGAGGTTTTTTATAGTTTGCAAGGTGAGGGAGAATTTATAGGTATTCCTAGCGTTTTTTTGAGATTGGGGGGTTGTAATCTTTCATGCCCGGGATTTGGGGGTAGAAGTGATTATAAAGGGATAGAATTTTTAGGTTGTGATAGCATTTATGCTGCTAATCCAAAGTTTTCTCAAGAATGGTATTTTTATCCTAATGCACAAACACTAATTGATAAAATGCAGTCTTTTTCAGATATAAAATTTGATGTAATTCTTACCGGTGGGGAGCCAAGTTTGCATTTTAAGAATCCTATTTTACTTGAAGTGATTGAATATTTTTTGTATAGAGGGCATCGGGTTTGTGTGGAAAGTAATGGCAGTATCGAGTTTATATTTAATCATATTTTGAGAGAGCTTTATTTTACTTTGAGTATTAAATTAAGCAATTCAGGGGAGGTATTAAAAAAACGAATCAAAAAAGAAGCTATTCAAAATATTATTGACAATGCAAAAAGAGTTGTTTTTAAATTTGTTTTAAATGCCAAAATGTGCGAGGATGGTAGTGCTATTGAAGAGATTAAGGCTTTACTTAAAGATCTCAATCTCAAGAATAATCAAATTTATTTAATGCCTCAAGGAGTAAGCTTGGAGGAGCTTGACAAAAATATTTCAAAGATATACCTACTTTGCTTGCAAGAAGGATTTTGTCTCTCTGATAGGTTACATATACGCATATGGGGAGATAAAAGAGGCGTTTAA